From a region of the Malania oleifera isolate guangnan ecotype guangnan chromosome 12, ASM2987363v1, whole genome shotgun sequence genome:
- the LOC131144141 gene encoding metalloendoproteinase 2-MMP-like has translation MRENTQIPENMRHVLFALAIFLCLRTVSVSAFPRFFPNISALPPPALLPNATAGPWQRFQNFSGCQRGEVLDGLAKLKQYFHYFGYIPTSNFSDDFDDILESAIKTYQRNFNLNVTGSLDVPTLRQIVRPRCGVADIVNGSSSMNSGKTASPDSASFHTVAHYSFFPGTPTWPESRRDLTYAFLPDNQLSDDVKTVFADAFARWAAVTTLTFSEAASYSAADIRIGFYSGDHGDGEAFDGVLGTLAHAFSPPSGRFHLDADENWVIDLSSSTATTAVDLESVAIHEIGHLLGLGHSSVEESIMYPTITSGTRKVELVNDDVQGIQELYGSNPNYNGSSSTTSTTSNQERDSSDGGVRGGPRWGLGLLTVIGSVVLVL, from the coding sequence ATGAGAGAAAATACGCAAATCCCCGAAAACATGAGACACGTTCTGTTTGCTTTGGCCATTTTTCTGTGCCTTCGCACAGTTTCAGTCTCCGCCTTCCCCCGGTTCTTCCCAAATATATCCGCCCTTCCGCCGCCAGCGCTCCTCCCCAATGCCACCGCTGGCCCCTGGCAGCGCTTCCAGAACTTCTCCGGCTGCCAACGCGGCGAAGTCCTCGACGGCTTGGCCAAACTCAAACAGTACTTCCATTACTTCGGGTACATCCCGACCTCCAACTTCTCCGACGACTTCGATGATATTCTCGAATCTGCGATTAAGACGTACCAGCGCAACTTCAATTTGAACGTCACCGGCAGCCTCGACGTCCCTACCCTCCGCCAGATCGTCCGCCCCAGATGCGGCGTCGCCGACATAGTCAACGGCTCCAGCTCCATGAACTCCGGCAAGACGGCGTCTCCTGACAGCGCCTCCTTCCATACCGTCGCTCACTATTCATTCTTCCCCGGCACGCCGACGTGGCCGGAGTCCCGGCGGGACCTCACCTACGCTTTCTTGCCGGACAATCAGCTTTCGGATGACGTGAAGACGGTGTTCGCCGACGCCTTCGCCCGGTGGGCCGCGGTCACGACACTGACGTTCTCGGAGGCGGCATCGTACTCTGCCGCCGACATCCGGATAGGATTCTACAGCGGCGACCACGGCGACGGGGAGGCGTTCGACGGCGTGTTGGGGACGCTGGCGCACGCGTTCTCGCCGCCGAGCGGGCGGTTCCACTTGGACGCGGACGAGAACTGGGTGATCGACCTAAGCTCGTCGACAGCGACGACGGCGGTGGACCTAGAGTCGGTGGCGATTCACGAGATCGGGCACCTTCTGGGGCTGGGGCACTCCTCAGTGGAGGAGTCCATCATGTACCCGACGATCACGTCGGGGACGAGGAAGGTGGAGCTCGTAAACGACGACGTACAGGGGATTCAGGAGCTGTACGGCAGCAATCCCAATTACAACGGTTCGTCGTCGACGACGTCGACGACGTCAAATCAGGAGAGGGACTCGTCGGACGGTGGGGTTCGCGGCGGGCCAAGGTGGGGACTTGGTCTTCTGACGGTGATTGGATCTGTTGTATTGGTattgtaa